Proteins from one Camelina sativa cultivar DH55 chromosome 8, Cs, whole genome shotgun sequence genomic window:
- the LOC104705970 gene encoding inositol-tetrakisphosphate 1-kinase 1-like translates to MSDSIQERYLVGYALAAKKQHSFIQPSLIEHSRQRGIDLVKLDPTKSLLEQGKLDCIIHKLYDVYWKENLQEFRHKCPGVPVIDLPEAIERLHNRVSMLEVITQLSFPVSDSERFGVPEQVVVMDSSVLSGGGALGELKFPVIAKPLDADGSAKSHKMFLIYDQEGMKILKAPIVLQEFVNHGGVIFKVYVVGDHVKCVKRRSLPDISEEKIGTSKGSLPFSQISNLTAQEDKNIEYGEDRSLEKVEMPPLSFLADLAKAMRESMGLTLFNFDVIRDAKDVNRYLIIDINYFPGYAKMPSYEPVLTEFFWDMVTKKKKNHV, encoded by the coding sequence ATGTCGGATTCAATCCAAGAGAGATACTTAGTTGGATACGCACTCGCAGCCAAGAAACAGCATAGTTTCATCCAGCCTTCTTTGATCGAACACTCGAGGCAACGAGGCATTGATCTGGTCAAGCTTGATCCGACGAAATCGTTGTTGGAGCAAGGGAAGCTTGATTGCATTATCCACAAGCTTTACGATGTGTACTGGAAAGAGAATCTTCAAGAGTTTCGCCACAAGTGTCCTGGTGTTCCTGTAATCGATTTGCCTGAGGCTATCGAGCGATTGCACAATAGGGTTTCGATGCTTGAGGTCATAACTCAATTGAGCTTTCCTGTATCAGATAGCGAGAGGTTTGGTGTCCCGGAGCAAGTTGTTGTTATGGATTCGAGCGTTTTGAGCGGTGGTGGAGCTTTAGGGGAGCTTAAGTTCCCGGTGATTGCTAAGCCGTTGGATGCTGATGGGAGTGCGAAATCTCACAAGATGTTTTTGATATATGATCAAGAAGGGATGAAGATACTGAAAGCTCCTATTGTGTTGCAGGAGTTTGTGAACCATGGTGGTGTGATCTTTAAGGTCTATGTGGTTGGTGATCATGTGAAATGTGTAAAGAGGAGATCTTTACCTGACATCTCTGAAGAGAAGATTGGGACATCGAAAGGGTCTCTTCCGTTTTCGCAGATATCGAATCTGACTGCTCAGGAAGACAAGAACATAGAGTATGGTGAGGATAGGAGCTTAGAGAAAGTGGAGATGCCTCCGTTGAGTTTCTTGGCTGATCTAGCAAAGGCCATGAGGGAATCAATGGGTCTCACTCTCTTTAACTTCGACGTGATTAGGGATGCGAAAGATGTTAATAGGTACCTTATTATTGATATTAACTACTTTCCTGGATATGCTAAGATGCCTTCTTACGAGCCTGTGTTGACGGAGTTCTTCTGGGACATGgtcacaaagaagaagaagaatcatgtcTGA
- the LOC104705971 gene encoding transcription factor MYB39-like — translation MGRSPCCDENGLKKGPWTQEEDEKLIVHIQKHGHGSWRALPKQAGLNRCGKSCRLRWTNYLRPDIKRGNFTEEEEQTIINLHSLLGNKWSSIAGNLPGRTDNEIKNYWNTHLRKKLLQMGIDPVTHRPRTDHLNVLAALPQLLAAANLNSLLNLNQNVQLDATTLAKAQLIHNMIQVLSTNTNTNHPSFSSSTMQTNNNNLFGQSSYLENQNIFGQSQTFSHILENNHDNPLDSLASGPIQPDFQDDHNSLPLLVPASPEESKQTQTMIKNKDIAEYHHPDHTTNPSSSNSTFTQDHHQPWCDVIDDGASDSYWKEIIEQTCSEPWPFPE, via the exons ATGGGGCGCTCACCATGTTGCGATGAGAATGGGTTAAAGAAAGGGCCATGGACACAAGAGGAGGATGAGAAACTGATAGTTCACATTCAAAAACATGGCCATGGAAGCTGGAGAGCTCTTCCAAAGCAAGCTGGTTTAAACCGATGCGGGAAGAGTTGTAGATTAAGATGGACTAACTACTTGAGACCTGACATTAAGAGAGGAAATTTCactgaagaggaagaacaaactATTATCAACCTCCATTCCCTTCTTGGAAACAA GTGGTCGTCGATAGCTGGTAATCTTCCTGGGAGAACGgacaatgaaataaaaaactattgGAACACACATTTGAGAAAGAAACTTCTCCAAATGGGGATTGATCCGGTGACCCATAGGCCAAGAACCGACCATCTAAATGTTCTAGCTGCTCTCCCGCAGCTTCTCGCGGCCGCAAATTTGAACAGCCTCTTGAATCTCAATCAAAATGTGCAACTGGATGCGACAACTCTTGCTAAAGCTCAACTGATTCACAACATGATTCAAGTCCTTAGCACCAATACCAACACCAatcatccttctttttcttcatcaaccATGCAAACCAATAACAACAATCTCTTTGGCCAATCCTCTTACTTGGagaaccaaaatatatttggtcAGTCTCAAACCTTCTCTCATATTCTTGAGAACAATCATGATAACCCTTTGGATTCTTTAGCTTCCGGCCCCATTCAACCCGATTTTCAAGATGATCATAATTCACTCCCTCTGTTGGTTCCTGCTTCTCCTGAAGAATCTAAACAAACTCAAACGATGATCAAGAACAAAGACATCGCGGAGTACCATCATCCTGATCATACTACAAACCCTTCATCATCAAATTCGACGTTCACACAAGATCATCATCAGCCATGGTGTGACGTTATTGATGATGGAGCAAGTGATTCTTATTGGAAAGAGATTATAGA GCAAACGTGTTCGGAACCATGGCCATTTCCTGAATAG
- the LOC104705972 gene encoding SART-1 family protein DOT2 isoform X2, producing the protein MEVEKSKSRHESREERADNEVSPVREHRDGRRKAKDHRSKDKEKDYDREKNKDKEREREKDHRRDKEKDRDRKRDREGDTEKEISRGRDKEREKEKTRDRVKEKEKEKERDNHKDRENEKEKDKDRSRMKERASKKGHEDDDDTQKAAERYEHYDNRGLNEGDDNVDVTSSGKEASALELQNRILKMREERKKKAEDASDALSWVARSRKIEEKRNAEKQRAQQLSRIFEEQDNLNQGGNEDSEDGGHLSGVKVLHGLEKVVEGGAVILTLKDQSVLADGDVNDEIDMLENVEIGEQKRRNEAYEAAKKKKGIYDDKFNDDPTVEKKMLPQYDEPATDEGILLDAQGRFTGEAEKKLEELRKRIQGQTTNTFEDLNSSAKVTSDYFSHEEMLQFKKPKKKKQLRKKDKLDLNLLEAEAVASGLGAEDLGSRKDGKRQAMKEEKERNEYEKRSNAYQTAIAKADEASRLLRREQVQPIKRDEDESMVLADDAEDLYKSLEKARRLALIKKEEAGSGPQAVAHLVASSTNQTTDDNSTTGDETQENTVVFTEMGDFVWGLQRNEVARKPESEDVFMEEDVAPEAPVEVKEEHPDGWTEVKDTDMVAAEDSSDTKEVTPDETIHEVAVGKGLSGALKLLKDRGTLKEKVDWGGRNMDKKKSKLVGIVDDEGTKESKDKESKDRFKDIRIERTDEFGRTLTPKEAFRLLSHKFHGKGPGKMKEEKRMKQYQEELKLKQMKNSDTPSQSVQRMREAQAQLKTPYLVLSGHVRPGQTSDPQSGFATVEKDVPGSLTPMLGDKKVEHFLGIKRKSEPGNSDTPPKRPKP; encoded by the exons ATGGAAGTTGAAAAGTCTAAATCGAGGCATGAAAGCAGGGAAGAGAGAGCTGACAACGAGGTTTCTCCTGTTAGAGAACACAGAGATGGAAGGAGGAAAGCAAAGGATCATAGGAGCAAGGATAAAGAAAAGGACTATGACCGAGAAAAGAACAAGGATAAGGAGCGTGAAAGGGAAAAGGACCACCGCAGGGATAAGGAGAAAGATAGGGACCgaaaaagagatagagaaggaGACACTGAGAAGGAGATCTCTAGAGGTAGAGAtaaagagagggagaaagaaaaaaccagaGATCGcgtaaaagaaaaggagaaggagaaagaaagagataatcataaagatagagaaaatgagaaagaaaaagacaaggaTAGGTCACGAATGAAGGAGAGAGCGAGTAAGAAAggtcatgaagatgatgatgatactcaAAAAGCTGCTGAAAGATATGAACATTATGACAACAGAGGTCTAAATGAAGGTGACGATAATGTTGATGTTACATCAAGCGGCAAAGAAGCATCTGCGTTGGAACTTCAGAATCGCATTTTGAA GATgagagaggaaagaaagaagaaagctgaAGATGCTTCTGATGCTCTATCATGGGTTGCAAGGAGCCGTAAGAttgaggaaaaaagaaatgCTGAGAAGCAAAGGGCACAGCAACTCTCGAGAATATTTGAGGAGCAG GACAACCTTAATCAAGGTGGAAATGAAGATAGCGAGGATGGCG GGCATCTATCCGGTGTTAAAGTTCTACATGGTTTGGAGAAAGTGGTGGAAGGTGGAGCAGTTATCTTGACACTAAAAGACCAAAGTGTCCTTGCTGATGGAGACGTTAACGATG AGATTGACATGCTAGAAAATGTGGAAATTGGAGAACAGAAGCGTCGAAATGAAGCTTATGAAGCAGccaagaagaaaaagggaaTATATGATGACAA GTTTAATGATGATCCCACGGTAGAAAAGAAGATGCTTCCGCAGTACGATGAGCCTGCTACGGATGAG GGGATCTTATTGGATGCACAGGGTCGCTTCACCGGTGAAGCTGAGAAGAAGCTGGAGGAG CTACGTAAGAGAATTCAGGGTCAGACAACAAATACTTTTGAAGACCTTAACTCGTCAGCAAAAGTCACATCAGATTACTTCTCACATGAAGAAATGCTACAGTTCAAAAAacccaagaaaaagaaacaattgcGGAAAAAGGATAAATTGGACTTAAATTTGCTTGAAGCAGAAGCTGTTGCATCGGGATTAGGAGCTGAAGATCTTGGTTCTCGTAAAGATGGCAAAAGGCAGGccatgaaagaagagaaagaaaggaacGAGTATGAAAAACGGAGCAATGCCTATCAGACAGCCATTGCTAAAGCTGATGAGGCATCCAGACTACTCAGAAGGGAACAAGTTCAGCCTATtaaaagagatgaagatgagAGTATGGTGTTGGCCGATGATGCTGAAGATCTTTATAAATCCTTAGAGAAAGCTAGGAGGTTAGCTCTCATTAAGAAAGAGGAAGCTGGATCTGGTCCTCAGGCAGTTGCACATCTTGTGGCCTCCAGCACCAATCAGACAACAGATGACAATAGCACCACCGGGgatgaaacacaagaaaatacaGTGGTTTTCACAGAGATGGGGGACTTTGTTTGGGGTCTCCAGCGCAATGAAG TTGCGCGGAAGCCTGAAAGCGAAGATGTGTTTATGGAAGAAGATGTAGCACCCGAAGCTCCTGTTGAAGTAAAAGAAGAGCATCCCGATGGTTGGACAGAAGTAAAAGATACTGATATGGTTGCAGCAGAAGATTCATCAGATACCAAAGAGGTAACTCCTGATGAAACTATACATGAGGTTGCGGTTGGAAAAGGATTATCTGGTGCATTGAAGCTTCTTAAAGACCGAGGAACCCTAAAGGAGAAGGTCGATTGGGGTGGTagaaatatggacaaaaaaaagagcaagCTCGTGGGTATTGTGGATGATGAAGGAACTAAAGAATCTAAAGA TAAAGAATCTAAAGATAGATTCAAGGACATCAGGATTGAGAGAACTGACGAGTTTGGTAGAACT TTAACTCCAAAAGAAGCCTTTCGATTACTCTCTCACAAATTTCACGGGAAGGGACCTGGAAAAATGAAGGAAGAGAAACGGATGAAACAGTACCAGGAAGAGCTCAAGTTAAAGCAAATGAAAAACTCAGACACACCATCGCAATCTGTTCAAAGAATGAGAGAGGCTCAAGCTCAACTGAAAACTCCTTACCTTGTCCTCAGTGGCCATGTCAGACCAGG ACAAACTAGTGATCCTCAGAGCGGGTTTGCGACTGTTGAGAAGGATGTTCCAGGAAGCTTAACACCAATGCTTGGTGACAAAAAG GTGGAGCATTTCTTGGGAATAAAGCGGAAATCGGAGCCTGGAAACTCGGATACACCACCAAAGAGACCAAAGCCTTGA
- the LOC104705972 gene encoding SART-1 family protein DOT2 isoform X1 yields MEVEKSKSRHESREERADNEVSPVREHRDGRRKAKDHRSKDKEKDYDREKNKDKEREREKDHRRDKEKDRDRKRDREGDTEKEISRGRDKEREKEKTRDRVKEKEKEKERDNHKDRENEKEKDKDRSRMKERASKKGHEDDDDTQKAAERYEHYDNRGLNEGDDNVDVTSSGKEASALELQNRILKMREERKKKAEDASDALSWVARSRKIEEKRNAEKQRAQQLSRIFEEQDNLNQGGNEDSEDGGHLSGVKVLHGLEKVVEGGAVILTLKDQSVLADGDVNDEIDMLENVEIGEQKRRNEAYEAAKKKKGIYDDKFNDDPTVEKKMLPQYDEPATDEGILLDAQGRFTGEAEKKLEELRKRIQGQTTNTFEDLNSSAKVTSDYFSHEEMLQFKKPKKKKQLRKKDKLDLNLLEAEAVASGLGAEDLGSRKDGKRQAMKEEKERNEYEKRSNAYQTAIAKADEASRLLRREQVQPIKRDEDESMVLADDAEDLYKSLEKARRLALIKKEEAGSGPQAVAHLVASSTNQTTDDNSTTGDETQENTVVFTEMGDFVWGLQRNEVARKPESEDVFMEEDVAPEAPVEVKEEHPDGWTEVKDTDMVAAEDSSDTKEVTPDETIHEVAVGKGLSGALKLLKDRGTLKEKVDWGGRNMDKKKSKLVGIVDDEGTKESKDRFKDIRIERTDEFGRTLTPKEAFRLLSHKFHGKGPGKMKEEKRMKQYQEELKLKQMKNSDTPSQSVQRMREAQAQLKTPYLVLSGHVRPGQTSDPQSGFATVEKDVPGSLTPMLGDKKVEHFLGIKRKSEPGNSDTPPKRPKP; encoded by the exons ATGGAAGTTGAAAAGTCTAAATCGAGGCATGAAAGCAGGGAAGAGAGAGCTGACAACGAGGTTTCTCCTGTTAGAGAACACAGAGATGGAAGGAGGAAAGCAAAGGATCATAGGAGCAAGGATAAAGAAAAGGACTATGACCGAGAAAAGAACAAGGATAAGGAGCGTGAAAGGGAAAAGGACCACCGCAGGGATAAGGAGAAAGATAGGGACCgaaaaagagatagagaaggaGACACTGAGAAGGAGATCTCTAGAGGTAGAGAtaaagagagggagaaagaaaaaaccagaGATCGcgtaaaagaaaaggagaaggagaaagaaagagataatcataaagatagagaaaatgagaaagaaaaagacaaggaTAGGTCACGAATGAAGGAGAGAGCGAGTAAGAAAggtcatgaagatgatgatgatactcaAAAAGCTGCTGAAAGATATGAACATTATGACAACAGAGGTCTAAATGAAGGTGACGATAATGTTGATGTTACATCAAGCGGCAAAGAAGCATCTGCGTTGGAACTTCAGAATCGCATTTTGAA GATgagagaggaaagaaagaagaaagctgaAGATGCTTCTGATGCTCTATCATGGGTTGCAAGGAGCCGTAAGAttgaggaaaaaagaaatgCTGAGAAGCAAAGGGCACAGCAACTCTCGAGAATATTTGAGGAGCAG GACAACCTTAATCAAGGTGGAAATGAAGATAGCGAGGATGGCG GGCATCTATCCGGTGTTAAAGTTCTACATGGTTTGGAGAAAGTGGTGGAAGGTGGAGCAGTTATCTTGACACTAAAAGACCAAAGTGTCCTTGCTGATGGAGACGTTAACGATG AGATTGACATGCTAGAAAATGTGGAAATTGGAGAACAGAAGCGTCGAAATGAAGCTTATGAAGCAGccaagaagaaaaagggaaTATATGATGACAA GTTTAATGATGATCCCACGGTAGAAAAGAAGATGCTTCCGCAGTACGATGAGCCTGCTACGGATGAG GGGATCTTATTGGATGCACAGGGTCGCTTCACCGGTGAAGCTGAGAAGAAGCTGGAGGAG CTACGTAAGAGAATTCAGGGTCAGACAACAAATACTTTTGAAGACCTTAACTCGTCAGCAAAAGTCACATCAGATTACTTCTCACATGAAGAAATGCTACAGTTCAAAAAacccaagaaaaagaaacaattgcGGAAAAAGGATAAATTGGACTTAAATTTGCTTGAAGCAGAAGCTGTTGCATCGGGATTAGGAGCTGAAGATCTTGGTTCTCGTAAAGATGGCAAAAGGCAGGccatgaaagaagagaaagaaaggaacGAGTATGAAAAACGGAGCAATGCCTATCAGACAGCCATTGCTAAAGCTGATGAGGCATCCAGACTACTCAGAAGGGAACAAGTTCAGCCTATtaaaagagatgaagatgagAGTATGGTGTTGGCCGATGATGCTGAAGATCTTTATAAATCCTTAGAGAAAGCTAGGAGGTTAGCTCTCATTAAGAAAGAGGAAGCTGGATCTGGTCCTCAGGCAGTTGCACATCTTGTGGCCTCCAGCACCAATCAGACAACAGATGACAATAGCACCACCGGGgatgaaacacaagaaaatacaGTGGTTTTCACAGAGATGGGGGACTTTGTTTGGGGTCTCCAGCGCAATGAAG TTGCGCGGAAGCCTGAAAGCGAAGATGTGTTTATGGAAGAAGATGTAGCACCCGAAGCTCCTGTTGAAGTAAAAGAAGAGCATCCCGATGGTTGGACAGAAGTAAAAGATACTGATATGGTTGCAGCAGAAGATTCATCAGATACCAAAGAG GTAACTCCTGATGAAACTATACATGAGGTTGCGGTTGGAAAAGGATTATCTGGTGCATTGAAGCTTCTTAAAGACCGAGGAACCCTAAAGGAAAAGGTCGATTGGGGTGGTAGAAATATGGACAAGAAAAAGAGCAAGCTCGTGGGTATTGTGGATGATGAAGGAACTAAAGAATCTAAAGATAGATTCAAGGACATCAGGATTGAGAGAACTGACGAGTTTGGTAGAACT TTAACTCCAAAAGAAGCCTTTCGATTACTCTCTCACAAATTTCACGGGAAGGGACCTGGAAAAATGAAGGAAGAGAAACGGATGAAACAGTACCAGGAAGAGCTCAAGTTAAAGCAAATGAAAAACTCAGACACACCATCGCAATCTGTTCAAAGAATGAGAGAGGCTCAAGCTCAACTGAAAACTCCTTACCTTGTCCTCAGTGGCCATGTCAGACCAGG ACAAACTAGTGATCCTCAGAGCGGGTTTGCGACTGTTGAGAAGGATGTTCCAGGAAGCTTAACACCAATGCTTGGTGACAAAAAG GTGGAGCATTTCTTGGGAATAAAGCGGAAATCGGAGCCTGGAAACTCGGATACACCACCAAAGAGACCAAAGCCTTGA
- the LOC104705974 gene encoding THO complex subunit 7A-like — protein sequence MSVKTRRIVSGRSETIAAANYAFDPLEDDKIIRNRLLTRTTTTRGEPPLKKLQKKFTSFVTEVDKEEEEKEDNYSECGRLAKAFLQELSAFEIPLLKSQAVVAANLREKENFNELKEETNRQIMQAQADIEHLKKQLEESKIERQHKEECEAIRKLISAQPPKSETQKAIHELKKEIAELEAEDTASWRLLELRKKQFALLLHVVDELQETMEEEQKSMVEEMQRNMSEETTTAGGAEAMSID from the exons ATGTCTGTGAAAACTAGGAGGATTGTTTCTGGTAGGTCAGAGACTATAGCAGCAGCTAATTACGCATTTGATCCGTTAGAAGAtgacaaaattataagaaataggCTTCTCACACGCACCACTACCACCAGAGGCGAACCTCCATTGAAGAAGCTTCAGAAAAAATTCACTTCTTTCGTTACCGAAgtagacaaagaagaagaagaaaaagaagataactaCAGTGAGTGCGGTAGGCTCGCGAAAGCTTTCTTACAGGAGCTTTCTGCTTTTGAGATTCCGCTTCTTAAGAGCCAAGCGGTTGTTGCTGCGAATCTTAGGGAGAAAGAGAACTTCAACGAGCTTAAAGAAGAGACGAATAGGCAGATTATGCAGGCGCAAGCTGATATTGAACATCTTAAGAAACAGCTTGAAGAGAGTAAAATAGAGAGACAGCATAAAGAGGAGTGTGAAGCCATTAGGAAACTTATCTCTGCGCAGCCACCGAAGTCAGAGACACAAAAGGCTATACATGAattgaagaaggagattgcAGAACTGGAGGCTGAGGATACAGCAAGCTGGAGACTTCTTGAGCTAAGGAAGAAGCAGTTTGCATTGTTGTTGCATGTG GTGGATGAGTTGCAGGAGACAATGGAGGAAGAACAGAAGAGTATGGTTGAAGAAATGCAGAGGAACATGTCCGAGGAAACAACAACTGCTGGTGGCGCTGAAGCCATGTCCATCGATTAG
- the LOC104709175 gene encoding histone acetyltransferase MCC1-like: MLLGKEGKASKKKSFLFVRSINKPPSSDSGNPKPPGSVRVFKIIWIKCRVFRVDSWRIHHQRKKPKALVVQVXPDGHSEELIGFVTAKIVLAKESEISDLIRYDSTKGEETLVYILTLGVVETYRKRGIAKLLINEVVKYASSIPVCRGVYLHVIAHNNPAIRLYKRMSFRCVRWLHGFYLINGQHFDSYLFVYFINDGVIVESWLHCRDLAVLALNYMRSGIKSVASKLTINHEEKGSKWLKSKDNTRCLLPTQTKRNLASERVSSGYDYV, encoded by the exons ATGTTGTTGGGGAAAGAAGGCaaagcaagcaaaaaaaagtCGTTTCTTTTTGTAAGATCGATCAACAAACCCCCATCTTCGGATTCTGGAAACCCTAAGCCACCCGGATCCG TTCGAGTCTTTAAAATCATCTGGATCAAATGTCGCGTTTTCCGCGTGGATTCGTGGAGAATTCATCATCAAAGGAAGAAGCCAAAAGCGCTCGTCGTCCAAGTATTNCCTGATGGTCATTCTGAGGAACTTATCGGCTTTGTTACTGCCAAAATCGTCCTTGCCAAAGAAAGCGAA ATATCAGATCTAATAAGATATGACTCGACCAAGGGAGAGGAGACATTGGTGTACATTCTAACACTTGGAGTTGTAGAAACATACAGAAAACGCGGAATAG CTAAGTTGCTTATTAATGAGGTTGTTAAATACGCTTCTAGTATCCCTGTGTGTCGTGGTGTTTACCTTCATGTGATTGCACACAACAATCCTGCAATTCGACTGTACAAAAGAATGTCTTTCAGATGTGTAAGGTGGTTACACGGATTCTACTTGATCAACGGCCAGCATTTCGATTCTTACCTGTTCGTCTACTTTATCAACG ATGGGGTTATCGTTGAATCATGGCTGCATTGCAGAGATCTTGCGGTGTTGGCTCTGAATTACATGAGGAGTGGAATCAAATCAGTTGCATCAAAGCTGACGATAAACCATGAAGAGAAAGGCTCGAAATGGCTTAAATCCAAAGACAACACGCGGTGTCTCTTACCCACTCAGACCAAACGAAACCTTGCATCCGAAAGAGTATCATCCGGGTACGATTATGTTTAG